The Acinetobacter calcoaceticus sequence TTTTAGAAGCTGGTTTTGCAGCAGTGGCACCTGCACTCTGCGGCTTTGTAGGTGGGATTTTAGGTGGGTTAATTTCGGATAAATTAATTCGCATGAATTACAGCTTAAGCTTTTCAAGAAAACTTCCTATCGTGGTCGGATTCTTGGTTTCAACCTCGATCATTATGTGTAATTACGTTGATTCACAAGCAGCCATCGTGTTCTTTATGTCGTTATCTTTCTTTGGTAAAGGCGTAGGTTCTTTAGGTTGGGCGGTTATGTCTGACGTTGCACCAAAAGAAATGGTCGGACTATCTGGTGGAATGATGAATGCATTTGGTAATACGGCAGGAATCGTCACCCCAATTGTGATCGGATATGTCTTGGCCAGTACTGGTTCTTTTAACCTTGCATTGACTTATGTAGGCGTGCATGCAATTGCAGCTGTCATTTGCTACACCGTTATTGTCGGCAAGATCCAACGCTTCGAGTTAAAACCAACATCTTAAAACTTTAGTGCTATAACGCTTGAAAAAATTAAGCGTTATAGCCCTCTTCAAATGTATACAAGGAATGATCATGCCCAAGCCTATCCTGATAAAAATTAGTCCTCTTGATAATGTCGCCATTGTGGTGAATGATGGCGGGTTGCCACAATCGACACATATTGAAGAATATCAATTGACCTTGGTTGATCATGTACCACAAGGGCATAAAGTTTTATTAGAAGAATTAAAACAGGGCGAAGCAATTATTCGTTATGGCGAAACGATTGGCTATGCCAACAAAGACTTACCCGCAGGCTCATGGGTAAATGAAAATGTGACCGAAATGCCCCAAGCACCTGAACTCGATGATTTAGAACTCGCAACTCGCCCAGATCCGAAGCTTCCTGCTCTTAGCGGATATACATTTAAAGGCTATAAAAATAAAGATGGCAGCGTAGGCACAAAGAATATTTTAGGCATTACCACAAGTGTTAACTGCGTAGAAGGTATTGTCGATTATGTCGTCAAAATTATTGAAAAAGATTTATTACCTAAATATCCAAACGTAGATGGTGTCGTCGGTTTAAATCATTTATATGGATGTGGTGTGGCCATTGATGCACCTGCTGCAATTGTGCCTATTCGTACTATCCATAATCTTGCTCTCAACCCTAATTTTGGTGGAGAGATTATGGTGGTAAGTCTGGGCTGCGAAAAAATGCAACCTGAACGACTCCTAAATATTCCAAAAGAAAACAAATATATTCCCCTAGCAAATGAAGACATTATTCAGTTGCAAGATGAACGCCATAACGGATTTGAAAGTATGGTGAACCATATTTTAGCCGTAGCAGAACAACATCTGGAAAAATTAAACCAGCGTACACGTGAAGAAGTTCCAGCATCTAACTTAGTTGTAGGAATGCAATGTGGTGGGAGTGATGCATTTTCTGGAGTAACCTCAAACCCTGCCGTTGGTTTTGCAGCCGACCTGATTGTGCAATGTGGTGGCACAGTCATGTTTTCCGAAGTTACAGAAGTTCGCGATGGTATTCACCTACTCACCCCACGTGCAGCAAATGAACAAGTTGCCAAAGACTTAATTCGTGAAATGAAATGGTACGACGACTATTTAGCAGCAGGCCAAGTAGATCGAAGTGCCAATACCACGCCGGGCAATAAAAAAGGCGGACTCAATAACATTGTAGAAAAAGCGATGGGATCGATTGCTAAATCTGGTCGTTCGCCAATTGTAGAAGTTCTCTCACCTGGGCAAAGGCCAACTAAAAAAGGATTAATTTTTGCGGCAACACCTTCAAGTGACTTTATCTGCGGTACTCAACAAATGGCATCGGGAATTACGGTCCAAGTCTTTACCACAGGCCGTGGTACACCTTATGGTTTAGCTGCCGTGCCCGTGATTAAAATGGCAAGCCGAAATAATATTGCAAACCGTTGGTACGACCTGATTGATATCAGTGCAGGCGATATCGCTATTGGTAAAAAAACCATTGAGGAAGTGGGCTGGGAGCTGTTTGAACTGATTTTACAAGTGGCTAGTGGCGAACAACAAACGTGGTCGGACCGTTGGGGTATTCATAACTCACTCGCTGTATTTAACCCCGCACCTGTGACCTAACAAGCTTTAAAAGATGAGGATACCCCTCATCTTTTTCACATTTTAGTTATTAATTACGACACATTTCACCAAAACTTACCATCGCTGCTAAAATAACACTGAAAATTAAGAACCTTATTTCTATATGCAAAACCAGACTGTTCCAACACTCCCCTCAACTCAACTTGGAAAAGCACTGCTTTGTCTCATGACATCGGCATTATTGTTTTCCATTATGGGGGTGTGCATTCGTTTTGTTTCACAAACGGTAGACAATGCCACAGTCGTGTTTTTTAGAAATGCGGTGGGTTTATTTATTTTTATTCCTATGCTCTTTAGGCAAGGACTGGACTTTGTTAAGACCGATAAACTCTGGATGCATACTTGGCGAAGTGTTGTGGGGCTCGCTGCAATGTATGGCTTTTTCTATGCCATTGCGAACTTAAAACTATCGAATGCGATGGTTTTTAGCTACTCATCCCCAATCTTTATTCCACTCATTGCATGGCTTTTCTTAAAAGAAAAAATTACTAAATCGATGATTTTTGCTGCTGTGATTGGACTCGTTGGGGTTTTATTTGTTGCTAAACCCGACCAAGGCCTACTCAATGCATTGTCCTTTATTGGTTTAGGTGCATGTTTTTTATCAGCCATGGCCTTTGTAACTGTCAGAGCTTTAACCAGTACAGAACCACCTGAGCGTATTGTTTTTTATTTCTGTATTTTTGGTAGCTTAATTTCATCAATTCCAATGTTCTGGCATTGGCGCATTTTCACTTGGCACGAACTGGCATTACTGGTTGCCGCTGGACTTTTAGCAAACATTAGTCAGCTTTTTATGTCTTATGCGTACAGCTTAGCGCCAGCAGGACAAATTGGCCCAATGAACTACATCGCAATTGTTTTTGCAGGAATTTGGGGATTTATTTTTTGGCATGAATTACCGGATCTGTTTAGTATGATCGGCATATTTATTATTTTATTTGCCATTTTGCTCTGTAATCCATTTTTACAGAAAAAATTATTAACTCGATTTAAGTAACGGACTTAGCTCATTTAATTCATTTGCTGTATTCGATACTCATTCGGTGAAATGCCTGTCCAGTGCCGATAGGCTTTTCTAAAATTAGAGGTATCTGAAAAGCCAATTCTCTCAGCAATTTCATCTATAGATAAAGTCGTCTCTCGCAAATATTCATCCGCAAGACGGCGCCGAGTTTCATCTAACAACTCTTGATAAGTCAAACTAAAACCTGCCAAGCGCCGATGTAAAGTACGTTTTGAAATATGCAACCGCTCAGCCATTTCTTGAGCTGATGGAAAAAGCCCCGTTCCATCCAATAGTATTAAACGAATTGTTTTCACCAACTCAGGCTCTTCAGGTGCAGTAGTGCCTAACATCCGCTCACAAAAAGACTTACACATATCTGCGGTAATCGGGTTGGCATTTGGACAAGGCACATCTAGCCACTTTAAATCAAAGTGCCATTGCATCACTCCTGCATTAAACTGAACGGGACAATGAAAAACTTTTTCGTACTCTTCTGCGTAATCAGGTGCTGGATAAGGCAATAAAAGCTTCTTTGCTTGAAATGGCCCTTCAAGCACACGTTCAATTAAGGTTTGCATTGAGCTAAACCAAAATTCGCACACCAAAGGCAGAAGCTTGCCCAGTGCAATAATGTCCTGCCCTTCAAAAACAGCAGCGTCATCTCGAATATAAAAAGACTTCTTTAAAATAGGGCCTGCAAGCTTAATATGCCGAATTCCAAGCTCTACTGCTTGTCTAAAATTGCGCGAAGAATAGAGTGCATAACTATATACCCCGAAATCTGACAGCCGCTGCTTTTGTCCTGCACGTAGTCCAATTAAGGGATCGTGAGATAAACGTTGAATATTTTGAAATAACTGAATTTTTTGAAGTTGAGAAATATATAAAGAGGATTGATTCATGGTGTCTGGTGAAATATTTGTACCAGATAGAACATCTGGCATTGAATGACCTTGTGAACCCATTTCATCAAATAAACTGCTCAATCCCAGCAAATATGTATTAGAACCTAAGGATGTATTATCATAATTTCCTTCGATAATACTATTTTCATTTTTATAAAGATTATTAGGCATTTAACTTACACCATCCCTAGAGTGACGTGCATAATGGCACTAAATTACCTCTTGTTGTCTCAATTTAACATCGACCATACGACGCTTCAAGCATAAAGTATGATAAGCAAAAGTATGGAAGGAACAATAATGGAACGCTCCACTTTAAAAGAATATAGCGGCTCTGCCACTGAACATATGGAACTTATCTTTTCCAAACAACGTGCCAATTTTGAGGCGGACCCTTACCCAAGCCTTGAAACACGCCGTACAAAACTGCATCAACTCAAAAAACAAATTATTCGTTATCAAGATGCTTTAGCTGCTGCGATTAATTCTGATTTTAGTTCAAGATCACTTGATGAATCTAAGTTACTTGATCTGCTTGGTTCAGTGTTGGAAGCCGATCACGCGATTCATCATTTACGCCGCTGGATGCGTCCAAGTAAACGCCGTACCGAGCTTTTATTTTTATCAAATCGTTTAAGTGTGCAATACCAACCTAAAGGCGTGGTTGGTGTGATTGTGCCATGGAACTTCCCTGTTTATTTAGCACTTGGTCCGCTCATTGCCGCGTTAGCTGCAGGCAACCGAGTCATGATTAAGCTATCTGAAATTACACCGAACACCAATGCAATGCTAAGACGCATGCTCGCCGAAGTCTTTAATGAAGATGAAGTGGCCGTGTTTGGTGAAGAAATTACAGATCCAGCAAGATTTACCTCTTTGCCGTTTAACCACATTGTCTTTACTGGCTCTCCAGCTATTGGCAAAGTGGTCATGCGAGCAGCGGCTGAAAATCTAACGCCAGTTACACTTGAATTAGGCGGTAAATCGCCAGCAATTGTGGGCCGAAACTACCCGCTTGCCGATGCCGCCAAACGTATTACACATGGTAAAGCGACAAACAGTGGGCAAATCTGTGTAGCGCCTGACTATGCGTTGGTTCCTAAAGAAAGTATTGATGAATTTGTTGAAGCCTCTAAAGCAAGCTTTATAAAAATGTTTGGTCAAAACATCACAAACAATGAGAATTACACGTCCATTGTGAATGACCGTCATTTAAAACGTATTCAAGATATTTTGACCGACGCACAAGAAAAAGGTGCACGGATTATTCCTTGTGACACTTACAGCTTTGACCAACAAGGTCGTAGAATGCCTGTACAGATTGTGCTGAATTGCACACCAGATATGCGCATTATGAAAGAAGAACTCTTTGGCCCTATTTTACCTGTGGTTGCATACGATTCTTTAGATGATGCGATTACCTATGTGAAATCGGACGAACGACCTTTAGCGCTTTATTGCTTTACGCATAGCTCAGTAGAACGCGACCGGATTTTACGTGAAACTCATTCGGGTGGTGTGACCATCAATGATTGGGGCTGGCATGTAGTTAACCATGATGCTCCTTTCGGCGGTATCGGCAACTCGGGCATGGGGTCATATCATGGTGAAGAAGGTTTCCGTGAACTTTCTCATGCCAAAACTGTTTTTATACGACATCGGTTTTTCCCGACGCAGCTTTTCCACCCTCCTTATGGAACATTCCTACAAAAATTAGCAATCCGCTTTTTCTTGAAAAAAGGCGATCCAAATATTAAATAAGGATTCAAAAAAAAGCCTCGTTATGAGGCTTTTTTATTAGGTTTTACTTAATCAATGGGACGTAATAGAAAATTATGAAATTTACAGATCTTTATATAAGTATCTTCAAATAACTTTTCCATTTTAGGATTTCCATTATGATAGTCATCCCAAAATACTCCACTAAATTCTTTAGGTTCAATAGCAGTAGTTATGGTATCTTCCTGTTTATAAAATGAAATTTCCCAACCTTCAGGTATACTAGGATTAATTATTTCAAATTTAGAAATTTCTACAATAACAGGGGTACCGTCCGAATCACGGCGAACAGATACCTTTGTTTCATTTCGATATTCATTAAATTGCACCCCAAAACAGATGTATCTATTCCCAATAGTAAAATCGTACAAATTATTATCGTTACACTTAAGTATCATGGGTTTACTATTCCTTTTACTTTGTAATCTTTAGTTTTAAAATCAATTTAATTCATTTTAATATCTATGCCTATATTTAAAATCCTGAAATGCATTTCAGTCCTTATAAAAATTTTCTGAGTAAGTTTATTATTAGAATTTGTAACCCTAATCAAATTATCTTGAACAAAAAATTATAAGTTATTATTTTAAAAATAAAAAGCTAGGTCTCCCTAGCTTCGATATAAAGATTACCACACTCAATTTAAATATAATCAACCTTTTGTGCTTTTAAGATATCAAGCTGCATCATTTTTTTCTTTTTATATTTATAGGCAATAAACAAACCAATAAACCAGATTGGTGAACACTCAAGTGCAATTAAAGTGTCATGATCTAAAGCTAAAATTACGATAGTGAAAACTAAAAACAGCATCGTAAACCATGCCATAAATAATCCACCCGGCATTTTATATTGAGATTGAATATGTAATTCAGGGAATTTTTTACGATAGGAAATATAAGAAAGCACAATCAGCATGAATGTAAAAATACATAAAATTGAAGTGAGTGCTGAAATAATTGTAAACGCAGTCATAACATTTGGAACAATAAATAAAATAGATGTTCCCGCCGTCACACAAGCCATAGAAAACACAAGCCCTCTAATTGGAACCTTACTTTTCGATAATTTGCTAAAGCTTTTAGGTGCATCGTTGTCCAATGCTAGGCCATATAACATACGGCTGGTCGCAAAGATTCCACTATTGGCCGAAGATAGCGCTGAAGTTGCTACAACAAAGTTGATTAAACCCGCCGCAATTGGCAATCCAACCAAAGTAAACATTTCTACAAATGGGCTTTTTTCTGGTGAAACTTTTGCCCAAGATGTGACCGCAATAATACAAACCAATGCACCCACATAGAATAATAAAATACGTAAAGGAATAGAGTTAATGGCTTTTGGAAGTGATTTATGCGGGTCTTTGGTTTCAGCAGCAGTTGTACCCACAAGCTCAATACCCACAAACGCAAATATAGCAATTTGGAAACCAGCCAAGAAACCTGTTACACCATAGGGAAACATAGATTGTGTTTCAAACAAATGGCTAACCGATGCCTTAACACCATTTGGGGAAGTAAATCCGGTACTAATTAAGTAAATACCCGCAAGAATGAACAGAATAATGGCTGTAATTTTGATGAGGGAAAACCAAAACTCGAGTTCACCAAATAGCCGAACGGCTACAAAATTGAGTATGGTTAAGACTGCCAATGAAGTAAATGCAGGAATCCAGACAGGTAAATCGGGATACCAAAACTGCATGTACCCTCCGATCACAATCACGTCTGCAATAGCAGTAATAATCCAGTTACACCAATAGGACCAGCCCAGAAAAAAACCTGCCCACGGACCTAAATAAGCCGTTGCAAAATCGGCGAATGTTTTAAAATTAGTATTCGCCAGCAGCAACTCGCCCATTGCTCGCATTACGAAGAAAAAGAAGAAACCAATAATTAAATAGGTTAATACAATTGAAGTGCCTGAAATGCTTAATGTTTTACCGGAACCCATAAATAATCCAGTCCCGATTGCACCGCCAATCGCAATCATCTGAATATGACGATTGGTTAATGAGCGCTGCAATTTCTCTTCTTCTTGCTCAGTCATATGTTGACTACCAAGAAGATCTCCTTCCAGGAATTGCTTTCCGTTATTCTTACTCATGTAATATTTACTCCAATTTATAGCAACTGTCGTAAATGTTTTAATAATAAATAAATTATATGATTATTAATTTAGTCCACTAAATCATTTTAAAAATATTATTAAATCATTTAAAACCTTATAAATTCCTTTTTAAAAGCTATTACCTATAACAATAAAAATTAATCATAAATCCTTTCCTTCATTATTATATTAGCCTGACCTCTATCAATATAATTTCAGTAGACAATTAAAATATATAAATTAATTAAATATTTTAATTCTCTATATTTTATAGAATAGCGGTAGGCTAATGAATTCCAGCTCAGCGAGCAAGATTGTGTTTATCCATATACCAATCTTGCGTTAGCGATAATATAGTATTCCTTCTTAAATTTGGTGAAATGTATAGTATTTCTGCTTAATTAACAGCCATTCGTAAATGATCAGTCTCTTTGAGTTTGTTTGCCGCTTTTGGATTCGAAATGTGTCTAGCTCGAACACTTAGCATGCGAACGAAATCGCCATTTTTAGCATTCAATTGTTCTGCTTGTTCTTTTGTTAATTGCAATATGTTCTGATGAGGTTTGCTATACACAAGAATGGCGCGATAATTTTCATAGTCATCATTGGCCACAATGTAAGGTTCATCCCCTACCGCAATATTTTCAGGTTGTTCAAATTGGACCGTTACAGATTGACTTTCTTTAATCGCCCTTAAATTTTCAATATCGGCTTGCAATGTCGCCCCGCCATCAAAAATATCGACATATCCTTTATAGCGTAGCCCTTCTTCGAGTAAGAGGTTGTAGGCTGGTCGCGTGTTTGGGTGAACAATACCGATCGCAGCTTTAGCATCGTCAGGCAACATATCGACATAGAGTGGATGTCTTGGCATCAGCTCAGCAATAAAAGCCTTTTGCCCGACTCCACTTAAATAATCAGCTTTGGTAAATTCAATATCAAAAAACTTATGACCTACTGCATTCCAAAATGGTGATTGCCCATTTGCATCGGAATAACCACGCATTTCTGCCACAATGGTTTCTTCAAAATATTGGCGAAATGCCGACAGAAACAAGAAGCGAACTTTAGATAAAAATTTGCCATTTTTATTTAAGCGATAGTCCGGATCTAAAAATAAAGTACAAAGCTCACTACAGTTGGTGTGGTCATTACTCAAATATAGTGTTGGTAAAGCTTTATAAACACTTAGAGGTTCTGACGCATGAACTTGGGTCCCTACATGAAAATTGTACCAAGGCTCTTTTAAACCAAGTGCGACTTCAATACCACAGACCCCTACTACTTTGTTGAGTTCAGTATCTTCTAGAACAAATAAATAAACCTGATCTGCCTTTGGCAACTCACCTGCAACTGTCTTGCAAGCTCGGTCGATGCGCGCTGCCAATTTTTCTATATTGGGCTGTAAAGACGTCAAGCCAAAACCTGCTTTTTGAGCCAAGAGGTAAAGGTCATTAACATCTTTAGGTTCGATGTAGCGAATAATCATCATGCCACTTGTTCATCCTTTTGAAATGCTACGAAGCGAGCAAGCGCACGTTCAAAGCGTTTTAAGCCTTCATCAATATCAGCAAATGGAATAATCAGAGATGGTGTGAAACGTACAACATTTGGACCAGCAATAAGGCTAAGTAATCCTTCTTCACCCGCAAGGTTGTTAATATCTTTTGCTTTGCCAGCGAACTCTGATTTTAAGACGCAGCCAATGAGTAAACCTTGACCACGAATTGTTTCAAAGATTTCATGTTTTTCGTTTAATTTATTTAAAGCTTTTTTATAGTAATCATGGCGCGCTTTAACCCCGTTAAGCACTTCAGGCGTATTAATAAATTCAAATACTGCACCTGCAACTGCACTTGCTAACGGATTACCACCGTAAGTCGTACCGTGCGTACCGACTGAAAAATGCGGAGCAAATTTATCAGTTGTTAACATTGCACCGACAGGGAAACCACCGCCTAAAGCTTTTGCAGTCGTAAGCACATCTGGCATAACACCTGTGTTCATGTAGGCATAAAGTGCACCTGTACGGCCGACACCAGTTTGTACTTCATCAAAAATAAGTAAGGCACCAAACTGATCACACAGCTCGCGTAAACCTTTTAAAAATTCAATGTCAGCAGGAATAACGCCGCCTTCACCTTGGATCGGTTCAACAATAACTGCACATGTCTGCTCATTAATTACCGCTTTTGCTGCTTCCAAATCGTTAAAGGCAACATGGTTGATACCATTTGGAAGCGGCGCAAAGTCTTGTGAATATTTAGGCTGACCACCTGCCGAAACGGTAAATAAGGTACGACCATGGAAAGCATTTTTAAATGCCACAATGCCACTTTTACCAGCAATGCCACTGTCTAAACCGACTTTACGCGCTAGTTTCAATGCAGCTTCATTGGCTTCTGCACCTGAGTTACAGAAGAATACCTTGTCTGCAAATGTATTTTCAGTGAGTTGTTTTGCAAGGCGTAGAACAGGTTCATTGGTATAACCATTGCCTACATGCCAAAGTTTTGTTGCTTGTTCTGTTAAAGCATTCACTGCCACTGGATGCGCATGACCTAATGCGTTTACTGCAATTCCGCCTGCAAAATCAATATATTCTTTATTTTCTTGATCCCAGATACGTGAACCTTCACCACGTACAGGAATGAAATTTGCTGGTGCAAAAACTGGAACCATCCACTCGTTAAAGTCACTACGAGAAACTGCAAAATTATTCATTCTATCTAGTCCATTAAATTAAAATTATTAGGGTTAGCTGATGACCCTATTATTCAAAATCAAATTGATTCACAAAATTTGTATTTCAGTAAAAAATGAATTATTTTTTACCAATCTGATAATTGACAATTACAATATGGATAATATTGATCAAATTATTTTAGGTTTGCTTAAA is a genomic window containing:
- a CDS encoding amino acid permease — translated: MSKNNGKQFLEGDLLGSQHMTEQEEEKLQRSLTNRHIQMIAIGGAIGTGLFMGSGKTLSISGTSIVLTYLIIGFFFFFVMRAMGELLLANTNFKTFADFATAYLGPWAGFFLGWSYWCNWIITAIADVIVIGGYMQFWYPDLPVWIPAFTSLAVLTILNFVAVRLFGELEFWFSLIKITAIILFILAGIYLISTGFTSPNGVKASVSHLFETQSMFPYGVTGFLAGFQIAIFAFVGIELVGTTAAETKDPHKSLPKAINSIPLRILLFYVGALVCIIAVTSWAKVSPEKSPFVEMFTLVGLPIAAGLINFVVATSALSSANSGIFATSRMLYGLALDNDAPKSFSKLSKSKVPIRGLVFSMACVTAGTSILFIVPNVMTAFTIISALTSILCIFTFMLIVLSYISYRKKFPELHIQSQYKMPGGLFMAWFTMLFLVFTIVILALDHDTLIALECSPIWFIGLFIAYKYKKKKMMQLDILKAQKVDYI
- a CDS encoding AraC family transcriptional regulator, translating into MPNNLYKNENSIIEGNYDNTSLGSNTYLLGLSSLFDEMGSQGHSMPDVLSGTNISPDTMNQSSLYISQLQKIQLFQNIQRLSHDPLIGLRAGQKQRLSDFGVYSYALYSSRNFRQAVELGIRHIKLAGPILKKSFYIRDDAAVFEGQDIIALGKLLPLVCEFWFSSMQTLIERVLEGPFQAKKLLLPYPAPDYAEEYEKVFHCPVQFNAGVMQWHFDLKWLDVPCPNANPITADMCKSFCERMLGTTAPEEPELVKTIRLILLDGTGLFPSAQEMAERLHISKRTLHRRLAGFSLTYQELLDETRRRLADEYLRETTLSIDEIAERIGFSDTSNFRKAYRHWTGISPNEYRIQQMN
- the garD gene encoding galactarate dehydratase, translated to MPKPILIKISPLDNVAIVVNDGGLPQSTHIEEYQLTLVDHVPQGHKVLLEELKQGEAIIRYGETIGYANKDLPAGSWVNENVTEMPQAPELDDLELATRPDPKLPALSGYTFKGYKNKDGSVGTKNILGITTSVNCVEGIVDYVVKIIEKDLLPKYPNVDGVVGLNHLYGCGVAIDAPAAIVPIRTIHNLALNPNFGGEIMVVSLGCEKMQPERLLNIPKENKYIPLANEDIIQLQDERHNGFESMVNHILAVAEQHLEKLNQRTREEVPASNLVVGMQCGGSDAFSGVTSNPAVGFAADLIVQCGGTVMFSEVTEVRDGIHLLTPRAANEQVAKDLIREMKWYDDYLAAGQVDRSANTTPGNKKGGLNNIVEKAMGSIAKSGRSPIVEVLSPGQRPTKKGLIFAATPSSDFICGTQQMASGITVQVFTTGRGTPYGLAAVPVIKMASRNNIANRWYDLIDISAGDIAIGKKTIEEVGWELFELILQVASGEQQTWSDRWGIHNSLAVFNPAPVT
- the astA gene encoding arginine N-succinyltransferase, producing the protein MMIIRYIEPKDVNDLYLLAQKAGFGLTSLQPNIEKLAARIDRACKTVAGELPKADQVYLFVLEDTELNKVVGVCGIEVALGLKEPWYNFHVGTQVHASEPLSVYKALPTLYLSNDHTNCSELCTLFLDPDYRLNKNGKFLSKVRFLFLSAFRQYFEETIVAEMRGYSDANGQSPFWNAVGHKFFDIEFTKADYLSGVGQKAFIAELMPRHPLYVDMLPDDAKAAIGIVHPNTRPAYNLLLEEGLRYKGYVDIFDGGATLQADIENLRAIKESQSVTVQFEQPENIAVGDEPYIVANDDYENYRAILVYSKPHQNILQLTKEQAEQLNAKNGDFVRMLSVRARHISNPKAANKLKETDHLRMAVN
- a CDS encoding DMT family transporter produces the protein MQNQTVPTLPSTQLGKALLCLMTSALLFSIMGVCIRFVSQTVDNATVVFFRNAVGLFIFIPMLFRQGLDFVKTDKLWMHTWRSVVGLAAMYGFFYAIANLKLSNAMVFSYSSPIFIPLIAWLFLKEKITKSMIFAAVIGLVGVLFVAKPDQGLLNALSFIGLGACFLSAMAFVTVRALTSTEPPERIVFYFCIFGSLISSIPMFWHWRIFTWHELALLVAAGLLANISQLFMSYAYSLAPAGQIGPMNYIAIVFAGIWGFIFWHELPDLFSMIGIFIILFAILLCNPFLQKKLLTRFK
- a CDS encoding coniferyl aldehyde dehydrogenase, encoding MERSTLKEYSGSATEHMELIFSKQRANFEADPYPSLETRRTKLHQLKKQIIRYQDALAAAINSDFSSRSLDESKLLDLLGSVLEADHAIHHLRRWMRPSKRRTELLFLSNRLSVQYQPKGVVGVIVPWNFPVYLALGPLIAALAAGNRVMIKLSEITPNTNAMLRRMLAEVFNEDEVAVFGEEITDPARFTSLPFNHIVFTGSPAIGKVVMRAAAENLTPVTLELGGKSPAIVGRNYPLADAAKRITHGKATNSGQICVAPDYALVPKESIDEFVEASKASFIKMFGQNITNNENYTSIVNDRHLKRIQDILTDAQEKGARIIPCDTYSFDQQGRRMPVQIVLNCTPDMRIMKEELFGPILPVVAYDSLDDAITYVKSDERPLALYCFTHSSVERDRILRETHSGGVTINDWGWHVVNHDAPFGGIGNSGMGSYHGEEGFRELSHAKTVFIRHRFFPTQLFHPPYGTFLQKLAIRFFLKKGDPNIK
- a CDS encoding aspartate aminotransferase family protein → MNNFAVSRSDFNEWMVPVFAPANFIPVRGEGSRIWDQENKEYIDFAGGIAVNALGHAHPVAVNALTEQATKLWHVGNGYTNEPVLRLAKQLTENTFADKVFFCNSGAEANEAALKLARKVGLDSGIAGKSGIVAFKNAFHGRTLFTVSAGGQPKYSQDFAPLPNGINHVAFNDLEAAKAVINEQTCAVIVEPIQGEGGVIPADIEFLKGLRELCDQFGALLIFDEVQTGVGRTGALYAYMNTGVMPDVLTTAKALGGGFPVGAMLTTDKFAPHFSVGTHGTTYGGNPLASAVAGAVFEFINTPEVLNGVKARHDYYKKALNKLNEKHEIFETIRGQGLLIGCVLKSEFAGKAKDINNLAGEEGLLSLIAGPNVVRFTPSLIIPFADIDEGLKRFERALARFVAFQKDEQVA